The following coding sequences are from one Lolium rigidum isolate FL_2022 chromosome 6, APGP_CSIRO_Lrig_0.1, whole genome shotgun sequence window:
- the LOC124667090 gene encoding YTH domain-containing protein ECT4-like isoform X2, whose protein sequence is MKEAFDPSASVAATPPETENNNILGDVLAERDAISSQRQCTCPADIPAERDAISSHHPWDGMKSEDDTDFLHHAHRTLSLLDYQEKSLEGKYATDIGSHLYSKQAMSPRSEYDRQQPYSPLSSSCWENSSSLETRPGNRDTSWHAGMRSNIFGPRDDYLSSYPTGPTVRRSYQEAAKVDFSLDFHSEHRYKGSDRFTSFSKCNGQSIEPHSEIVDLPRGGHCLDETASFSSRWCFKNGDRGPSLPRGRAYGDEIPSLSSRSCNGNGVLSSSGPWSYGVETPSLSSRQGHGDEIPSLSNQKFNGISRSSQWHHSAEIPSLSSRQIYGDEIPSLSTQKSNGILYSRQWQQYDADIPSFSSRQGYGEDISVLSPHWRYRDRIHLYSGQRCHDAEAHRLSSYQQGASRGSGNPRGYQQGSSRGRRHLGDNFGHGLVSNQQVRVTTTRHTGTRPRVANRVVSNSNYCRNSKKENPSRNSEDIRDQVCGPRASKLNSASTPSTKKDILSPLVRRDQFNRSDFSVQYEHAKFFMIKSYSEDDIHKGIKYNVWASTPNGNNKLDAAFHDAQALTKEKGTKCPVFLLFSVNTSGQFVGMAEMQGPVDFKKTMDFWQQNKWSGFFPVVWHIIKDIPNRLFKHITLENNDNRPVTFSRDTQEIGLPQGLEVLKIFKAYRHGTSILDDFDFYEEKENTRCAQKGINADSLHEARVSYFGTDDLKSMGDIEASMESINLHEPWD, encoded by the exons ATGAAGGAAGCTTTCGATCCGTCCGCCTCTGTTGCGGCGACACCGCCagaaacagaaaacaacaacataTTGGGTGATGTGCTTGCCGAGCGAGATGCCATTTCCTCGCAGCGGCAATGCACGTGTCCTGCTGATATTCCTGCTGAGCGAGATGCCATCTCCTCTCATCATCCAT GGGATGGTATGAAAAGTGAAGACGATACCGATTTTCTTCATCACGCACACAGGACTTTGTCACTTCTG GATTATCAAGAAAAGTCTTTGGAGGGCAAATATGCTACTGACATTGGGTCTCATTTATATTCCAAGCAAGCGATGTCACCACGGAGTGAATATGATAGGCAGCAGCCTTACTCTCCTTTATCGAGCAGTTGTTGGGAAAACTCTTCTTCATTGGAAACAAGGCCAGGCAATCGAGATACATCATGGCATGCAGGAATGAGAAGTAATATCTTTGGGCCGAGGGATGACTACCTTTCATCATATCCTACTGGTCCTACTGTGAGAAGATCGTATCAAGAAGCTGCTAAAGTTGATTTTAGCTTAGATTTTCATTCTGAGCATCGCTACAAAGGATCAGATCGATTTACTTCATTTTCGAAGTGCAATGGTCAATCTATTGAACCCCACAGTGAG ATAGTTGATTTGCCCAGAGGGGGCCATTGTTTGGATGAGACTGCTTCGTTTTCTAGTCGATGGTGCTTCAAAAATGGGGACCGGGGGCCTTCACTACCTAGAGGACGGGCGTATGGCGATGAGATCCCTTCTCTGTCTAGTCGAAGTTGTAATGGCAACGGAGTGCTTTCATCCTCAGGTCCATGGAGTTATGGGGTTGAAACTCCCTCGCTCTCAAGTAGACAAGGTCATGGCGATGAAATCCCTTCTCTATCTAATCAGAAATTCAATGGCATCTCACGGTCAAGCCAGTGGCACCATAGTGCTGAAATCCCCTCGCTCTCAAGTAGACAGATTTATGGTGATGAGATCCCTTCTCTGTCTACCCAGAAGTCCAATGGCATTTTATACTCAAGACAATGGCAGCAGTATGATGCTGACATTCCTTCATTCTCGAGTAGACAAGGTTACGGTGAGGATATTTCAGTACTGTCTCCCCATTGGCGCTATCGAGACAGGATACATTTGTATTCTGGTCAAAGGTGTCATGATGCTGAGGCACATCGATTATCAAGCTACCAGCAAGGTGCTTCTCGTGGGAGTGGGAACCCAAGAGGCTACCAGCAAGGTTCTTCTCGTGGGAGGAGGCACCTGGGTGACAATTTCGGCCATGGTCTTGTTAGTAATCAGCAAGTCAGGGTGACCACAACCAGACATACTGGCACAAGACCACGGGTGGCTAACAGGGTTGTAAGCAACAGTAACTACTGTAGAAATAGCAAGAAAGAAAACCCATCAAGAAATTCTGAGGATATAAGGGACCAAGTTTGTGGTCCACGTGCAAGCAAATTGAACAGCGCATCAACGCCGTCTACGAAGAAAGACATCTTGAGCCCTTTGGTCCGTAGAGACCAATTTAATAGATCAGACTTCTCTGTTCAGTATGAACATGCCAAGTTCTTCATGATAAAATCATACAGTGAAGATGATATTCATAAAGGTATCAAGTACAATGTTTGGGCAAGTACACCAAATGGGAACAATAAGCTGGATGCTGCTTTTCATGATGCTCAGGCTTTAACGAAGGAAAAAGGCACAAAATGTCCTGTCTTCCTATTGTTTTCG GTTAATACCAGTGGGCAGTTTGTAGGGATGGCTGAGATGCAAGGTCCTGTTGATTTCAAGAAGACCATGGACTTCTGGCAACAAAATAAATGGAGTGGCTTTTTCCCTGTAGTTTGGCACATTATAAAGGACATCCCGAATCGGCTCTTCAAGCATATCACTCTAGAAAATAATGACAACAGACCTGTTACTTTCAGCAGGGACACTCAAGAG ATTGGCCTGCCCCAGGGTCTAGAAGTGTTGAAAATTTTCAAGGCTTATCGCCATGGAACATCAATTCTGGATGATTTTGACTTttatgaagaaaaagaaaatacacGCTGTGCACAGAAGGGCATAAATGCAGACTCGTTGCATGAAGCCAGAGTATCTTACTTTGGAACAGATGACTTGAAATCAATG
- the LOC124667090 gene encoding YTH domain-containing protein ECT4-like isoform X1 produces the protein MKEAFDPSASVAATPPETENNNILGDVLAERDAISSQRQCTCPADIPAERDAISSHHPWDGMKSEDDTDFLHHAHRTLSLLLVPSQDYQEKSLEGKYATDIGSHLYSKQAMSPRSEYDRQQPYSPLSSSCWENSSSLETRPGNRDTSWHAGMRSNIFGPRDDYLSSYPTGPTVRRSYQEAAKVDFSLDFHSEHRYKGSDRFTSFSKCNGQSIEPHSEIVDLPRGGHCLDETASFSSRWCFKNGDRGPSLPRGRAYGDEIPSLSSRSCNGNGVLSSSGPWSYGVETPSLSSRQGHGDEIPSLSNQKFNGISRSSQWHHSAEIPSLSSRQIYGDEIPSLSTQKSNGILYSRQWQQYDADIPSFSSRQGYGEDISVLSPHWRYRDRIHLYSGQRCHDAEAHRLSSYQQGASRGSGNPRGYQQGSSRGRRHLGDNFGHGLVSNQQVRVTTTRHTGTRPRVANRVVSNSNYCRNSKKENPSRNSEDIRDQVCGPRASKLNSASTPSTKKDILSPLVRRDQFNRSDFSVQYEHAKFFMIKSYSEDDIHKGIKYNVWASTPNGNNKLDAAFHDAQALTKEKGTKCPVFLLFSVNTSGQFVGMAEMQGPVDFKKTMDFWQQNKWSGFFPVVWHIIKDIPNRLFKHITLENNDNRPVTFSRDTQEIGLPQGLEVLKIFKAYRHGTSILDDFDFYEEKENTRCAQKGINADSLHEARVSYFGTDDLKSMGDIEASMESINLHEPWD, from the exons ATGAAGGAAGCTTTCGATCCGTCCGCCTCTGTTGCGGCGACACCGCCagaaacagaaaacaacaacataTTGGGTGATGTGCTTGCCGAGCGAGATGCCATTTCCTCGCAGCGGCAATGCACGTGTCCTGCTGATATTCCTGCTGAGCGAGATGCCATCTCCTCTCATCATCCAT GGGATGGTATGAAAAGTGAAGACGATACCGATTTTCTTCATCACGCACACAGGACTTTGTCACTTCTG CTTGTCCCTTCGCAGGATTATCAAGAAAAGTCTTTGGAGGGCAAATATGCTACTGACATTGGGTCTCATTTATATTCCAAGCAAGCGATGTCACCACGGAGTGAATATGATAGGCAGCAGCCTTACTCTCCTTTATCGAGCAGTTGTTGGGAAAACTCTTCTTCATTGGAAACAAGGCCAGGCAATCGAGATACATCATGGCATGCAGGAATGAGAAGTAATATCTTTGGGCCGAGGGATGACTACCTTTCATCATATCCTACTGGTCCTACTGTGAGAAGATCGTATCAAGAAGCTGCTAAAGTTGATTTTAGCTTAGATTTTCATTCTGAGCATCGCTACAAAGGATCAGATCGATTTACTTCATTTTCGAAGTGCAATGGTCAATCTATTGAACCCCACAGTGAG ATAGTTGATTTGCCCAGAGGGGGCCATTGTTTGGATGAGACTGCTTCGTTTTCTAGTCGATGGTGCTTCAAAAATGGGGACCGGGGGCCTTCACTACCTAGAGGACGGGCGTATGGCGATGAGATCCCTTCTCTGTCTAGTCGAAGTTGTAATGGCAACGGAGTGCTTTCATCCTCAGGTCCATGGAGTTATGGGGTTGAAACTCCCTCGCTCTCAAGTAGACAAGGTCATGGCGATGAAATCCCTTCTCTATCTAATCAGAAATTCAATGGCATCTCACGGTCAAGCCAGTGGCACCATAGTGCTGAAATCCCCTCGCTCTCAAGTAGACAGATTTATGGTGATGAGATCCCTTCTCTGTCTACCCAGAAGTCCAATGGCATTTTATACTCAAGACAATGGCAGCAGTATGATGCTGACATTCCTTCATTCTCGAGTAGACAAGGTTACGGTGAGGATATTTCAGTACTGTCTCCCCATTGGCGCTATCGAGACAGGATACATTTGTATTCTGGTCAAAGGTGTCATGATGCTGAGGCACATCGATTATCAAGCTACCAGCAAGGTGCTTCTCGTGGGAGTGGGAACCCAAGAGGCTACCAGCAAGGTTCTTCTCGTGGGAGGAGGCACCTGGGTGACAATTTCGGCCATGGTCTTGTTAGTAATCAGCAAGTCAGGGTGACCACAACCAGACATACTGGCACAAGACCACGGGTGGCTAACAGGGTTGTAAGCAACAGTAACTACTGTAGAAATAGCAAGAAAGAAAACCCATCAAGAAATTCTGAGGATATAAGGGACCAAGTTTGTGGTCCACGTGCAAGCAAATTGAACAGCGCATCAACGCCGTCTACGAAGAAAGACATCTTGAGCCCTTTGGTCCGTAGAGACCAATTTAATAGATCAGACTTCTCTGTTCAGTATGAACATGCCAAGTTCTTCATGATAAAATCATACAGTGAAGATGATATTCATAAAGGTATCAAGTACAATGTTTGGGCAAGTACACCAAATGGGAACAATAAGCTGGATGCTGCTTTTCATGATGCTCAGGCTTTAACGAAGGAAAAAGGCACAAAATGTCCTGTCTTCCTATTGTTTTCG GTTAATACCAGTGGGCAGTTTGTAGGGATGGCTGAGATGCAAGGTCCTGTTGATTTCAAGAAGACCATGGACTTCTGGCAACAAAATAAATGGAGTGGCTTTTTCCCTGTAGTTTGGCACATTATAAAGGACATCCCGAATCGGCTCTTCAAGCATATCACTCTAGAAAATAATGACAACAGACCTGTTACTTTCAGCAGGGACACTCAAGAG ATTGGCCTGCCCCAGGGTCTAGAAGTGTTGAAAATTTTCAAGGCTTATCGCCATGGAACATCAATTCTGGATGATTTTGACTTttatgaagaaaaagaaaatacacGCTGTGCACAGAAGGGCATAAATGCAGACTCGTTGCATGAAGCCAGAGTATCTTACTTTGGAACAGATGACTTGAAATCAATG